In Kangiella koreensis DSM 16069, a single window of DNA contains:
- a CDS encoding alpha-2-macroglobulin family protein: protein MSYRLRLLVAGVIFCLVLLLAGCGDDSDGSKPTESSVEQKTGQVSSQSTVVSEPDTLTPFKVLSVYQGTYDNAPALQINFSRPIKRDQDLERLVQISLNKTPQKGGWVISDDNRRIYYPYIEPEQYYEINVASELEAGNGSSLGDSFKKQVKTSAIERQLRFLSQGSTILRDSGILPIEAVNVKELDLKFWRVKPRYYDNFFANGDYRRYYQLQNLKEMAELVHTGRFELEAKDNQRLTHQIQLKDIDALKDNGVYAVTMQPADDYPYQFEFSWFVLSDIGLHTRQYADSLVVFAHQLPSTKSYQGVELALLNNKGVRLAEQKTNSAGFAEFDASTVENARFLIALKGQNTNLIRLNSPKLDLSEFKLTKRQQYPIELFLYGPRDLYRPGETVRMQGILRDYQANWLQPTPISVRVLRPDNKVFTTLQWKGDEVGYYQTDFTLPEDAMRGSWTFEATLANKTTFKYELAVEDFLPERLKLELDAGEGKWLAINDKPAISIQSDYLYGAPASGNRFDATVTVSSAKNPFENYEGFNFGSNKYRDFNQVMDVPAGTLDEEGHATLELNNQWSGSQFPIRLLSSVNVYESGGRPITRRVTQYAFPHEELVGVRPLWTSEREFAAPNENNLVELVAVNTQGESLTGGQQYQVTLIREDSRLYWQYGNSGWEYRSSEANVPVYTKTIKFESAQRPQLSLPLEYGNYRLEVLNQQNQLLTSYHFFAGWYWSNNNELNGERPDQVKLSIEQDFVDLGKDLEVNITAPYSGQALVTVESDQLLWKRAVELDSAESSVTIPMDKSWNTQNLYVSVMVLKPGDIKRKNLPNRAFGVMHLPLNRDAKKLDIELTHNDKLRPLQTVEVDLKVNNQNSDETVFATLALVDSGILSISNFESPKPIDWFFGQRAYEAALKDNYGSFVELTEGSSARQRFGGDADLSRGGDAPVSDVQIVSIVKDKVQLDQNGQAKLNVQLPYFNGELRLMAVAFSKNRYGSAESKAKVAAPLVVQASMPRFLAKGDQSQVMFDIKNMEETEQTITVTLEADKALGSGSVTKTLTIEPKGKTLLALDVKASQFTGSGKVSLTVESDNSDLKMNRSWLLGLRPAYAASIISKQAAVNTGSQFTVSDDFASQYDNYGLKSVLRVSSTPPLDAGSYIDGLLQYPYGCLEQTTSRAWPWLNIERDDLNTLESERTTKLFEERQQLIDAAISRVLSMQRYDGSFGLWSNNSPEEPWMTAYVTDFLIEAKQLGYQVPEDNLDRAVRRLQRYVRSSAFRTDNWSYYDDREHFELAYRAYSAFVLTKIGSASLQDVRALYDKNAADAERTLPLAHLAFALEKLGDQRRAKLAWGQAFTTKFKHKPYWYYGDYGSPIRDMSQVASLSLGSKVVEALDLNGLDLVYDLKGELESRSWLSTQEKGALARLAKQLNDMNSENSELSLEIVQGGESESFKQTADYIAVAKNNAVKQPLTLNNLGEKTVFVDYKAQGYPKTAPKALHDDIAIKRRYFNLQGEPISIQNLTAGDRVIVGLSIDLAREHNKLRNAMLIDLLPAGFELENQNLEHSFKINEIKIDGKSIQELTQNTQIAHQEFWDDRFMAALELRSYQTTHLFYMVRAVTPGTYTVPSSFVEDMYRPEIRGISEPEKAITISKPDAD, encoded by the coding sequence ATGTCTTATCGTTTGCGCTTATTGGTAGCCGGGGTTATTTTTTGTCTGGTTTTATTGTTAGCGGGGTGTGGTGATGACTCTGATGGCTCAAAGCCGACCGAGTCGAGTGTAGAGCAGAAAACTGGCCAGGTGTCTTCACAATCAACGGTTGTTTCTGAGCCCGATACACTGACGCCTTTTAAGGTGTTAAGTGTTTATCAGGGAACCTATGATAATGCGCCTGCTTTACAGATTAATTTCAGTCGACCGATTAAGCGTGATCAAGATTTAGAACGGTTAGTTCAAATATCTCTCAATAAAACTCCTCAGAAAGGCGGTTGGGTCATTAGCGATGACAACCGTCGTATTTATTATCCTTATATTGAGCCTGAGCAATATTATGAAATTAACGTTGCCAGTGAGCTAGAGGCCGGCAATGGTAGCTCATTAGGTGATTCATTTAAAAAGCAGGTCAAAACCAGTGCGATTGAGCGTCAATTACGCTTTTTGAGTCAGGGTTCCACCATTTTGCGCGATAGTGGCATCTTGCCGATTGAAGCGGTCAACGTGAAGGAACTCGACCTCAAGTTCTGGCGTGTAAAACCTCGTTATTACGATAACTTTTTTGCCAATGGTGATTATCGTCGCTATTACCAACTGCAGAACTTAAAAGAAATGGCTGAGTTGGTGCATACCGGTCGTTTTGAGCTAGAGGCTAAAGATAATCAACGTCTGACTCACCAGATACAATTAAAAGATATAGATGCACTTAAGGATAATGGGGTTTATGCGGTGACCATGCAGCCAGCCGATGACTATCCTTATCAATTCGAGTTTAGTTGGTTTGTGCTGAGTGACATAGGTCTCCATACCCGTCAATACGCAGATAGCCTGGTGGTCTTTGCTCATCAATTGCCCTCAACAAAATCTTACCAAGGCGTTGAACTAGCTCTGCTCAATAATAAAGGAGTGCGTTTAGCGGAACAGAAGACCAACTCAGCTGGCTTTGCAGAGTTTGATGCTTCCACCGTTGAAAATGCCCGTTTTTTAATTGCTTTGAAGGGGCAAAATACTAACTTGATTCGCCTAAACAGCCCGAAGCTGGACTTATCAGAGTTTAAGTTAACCAAGCGACAGCAATATCCTATTGAATTATTCTTGTATGGGCCTCGCGATTTGTATCGCCCCGGAGAAACCGTTCGTATGCAAGGGATCTTGCGCGACTATCAAGCAAACTGGTTGCAGCCAACGCCCATTTCTGTGCGTGTGTTACGGCCTGACAATAAAGTCTTTACTACATTGCAATGGAAAGGTGACGAGGTCGGTTATTACCAAACTGACTTTACTCTGCCAGAGGACGCCATGCGTGGCAGCTGGACCTTTGAAGCAACTCTTGCTAATAAAACGACTTTCAAATATGAGCTTGCCGTCGAGGATTTTTTGCCCGAACGTCTGAAGCTTGAATTGGATGCTGGAGAAGGTAAGTGGTTAGCGATTAATGATAAACCGGCTATTAGTATTCAGTCTGATTATCTTTATGGTGCGCCAGCCAGCGGCAATCGTTTTGATGCCACGGTGACGGTATCAAGCGCTAAAAATCCTTTTGAGAATTATGAAGGTTTTAATTTTGGTTCTAACAAATACCGTGATTTTAATCAGGTTATGGATGTTCCTGCTGGGACATTAGATGAAGAAGGGCATGCTACTTTAGAATTAAACAATCAATGGTCAGGAAGTCAGTTCCCGATTCGCTTACTGAGCAGCGTTAATGTGTATGAAAGCGGTGGTCGTCCGATTACTCGTCGAGTGACTCAATATGCGTTCCCGCATGAAGAGTTAGTGGGCGTCAGGCCATTATGGACTTCCGAGCGTGAATTCGCTGCACCGAATGAAAACAATCTGGTCGAGTTGGTCGCAGTGAATACGCAGGGTGAGTCATTAACTGGCGGTCAACAGTATCAGGTTACCCTGATTCGTGAAGACAGTCGTCTCTACTGGCAGTATGGCAACAGTGGCTGGGAGTACCGCTCATCTGAGGCCAATGTTCCGGTTTACACCAAGACCATTAAGTTTGAGTCAGCGCAACGACCACAACTATCTTTGCCTCTGGAGTATGGTAACTATCGGCTTGAAGTTCTCAATCAACAGAATCAGTTACTCACCAGTTATCACTTCTTCGCTGGTTGGTATTGGTCTAACAATAACGAACTGAATGGCGAACGACCCGATCAGGTTAAGTTGTCAATTGAGCAGGACTTTGTTGATTTGGGTAAAGATCTGGAAGTTAATATTACCGCGCCTTATTCGGGCCAGGCATTGGTTACCGTAGAAAGTGACCAGCTGCTATGGAAACGTGCGGTTGAGCTGGACTCGGCTGAGTCGAGCGTGACGATTCCTATGGACAAGAGCTGGAATACTCAGAACCTTTATGTGTCGGTGATGGTGCTTAAACCAGGTGACATCAAGCGTAAAAATTTACCCAATCGCGCTTTCGGGGTGATGCATTTACCCTTAAACCGTGATGCGAAAAAATTGGATATAGAACTGACGCATAATGACAAGCTTCGTCCGCTACAAACGGTTGAAGTGGATCTGAAAGTTAATAATCAGAACTCGGATGAAACAGTATTTGCCACCTTGGCCTTGGTTGATAGCGGGATTCTGAGCATCAGTAATTTTGAATCACCAAAACCGATTGACTGGTTCTTTGGCCAGCGCGCATATGAAGCGGCATTAAAAGACAATTACGGTAGCTTTGTTGAGTTGACTGAAGGAAGCTCGGCCAGACAACGCTTCGGCGGTGATGCGGATTTAAGCCGTGGTGGTGATGCACCGGTTTCTGATGTGCAAATCGTTTCCATAGTCAAAGACAAAGTACAGTTAGATCAGAATGGTCAGGCCAAGCTCAATGTACAACTGCCATACTTCAATGGCGAGTTACGATTGATGGCCGTAGCTTTCAGTAAGAACCGTTATGGTTCAGCTGAATCTAAAGCTAAGGTCGCGGCACCTTTAGTGGTCCAGGCTTCCATGCCACGCTTCTTGGCAAAAGGTGATCAGTCGCAAGTCATGTTCGATATCAAAAACATGGAGGAGACTGAGCAAACTATTACTGTGACACTTGAAGCTGACAAGGCGTTGGGTAGCGGCAGTGTTACCAAGACTTTAACGATTGAACCGAAAGGCAAGACTCTGCTAGCCCTTGATGTAAAAGCCTCTCAATTTACCGGCTCGGGCAAAGTATCGCTTACTGTCGAAAGTGACAATTCAGATTTAAAAATGAATCGTAGCTGGTTGCTGGGTTTACGTCCTGCCTATGCTGCTTCAATTATTAGTAAGCAAGCAGCTGTTAATACCGGTAGTCAATTTACCGTTAGCGATGATTTTGCCAGCCAATATGATAATTATGGTTTGAAGTCGGTGTTAAGGGTATCTAGCACGCCACCTCTCGATGCTGGGTCCTATATTGATGGCTTGTTGCAGTATCCTTATGGTTGCCTGGAGCAAACAACTTCACGTGCCTGGCCTTGGTTGAACATTGAAAGAGATGATTTGAATACGCTTGAATCTGAGCGCACAACTAAATTGTTTGAAGAGAGGCAACAGTTGATCGATGCTGCTATCAGTCGTGTGCTTTCGATGCAGCGTTATGACGGCAGTTTTGGACTATGGTCTAACAACTCTCCAGAAGAGCCCTGGATGACTGCTTATGTCACAGACTTTTTGATTGAAGCAAAGCAGTTGGGCTATCAGGTGCCGGAAGATAACCTGGATAGAGCTGTACGCCGCTTGCAACGTTATGTTCGTTCCAGCGCTTTCAGAACTGATAACTGGAGTTACTATGACGATAGGGAGCACTTTGAATTAGCGTACCGTGCTTATTCGGCTTTTGTGTTAACTAAAATTGGTAGCGCCAGTTTGCAAGATGTGCGTGCCCTTTATGATAAAAATGCAGCTGATGCTGAGCGAACATTACCGCTGGCTCATTTAGCCTTTGCCTTGGAAAAACTCGGCGATCAACGTCGTGCCAAACTGGCCTGGGGACAAGCCTTTACTACTAAATTTAAACATAAGCCTTATTGGTATTATGGGGATTACGGTTCGCCGATTCGCGATATGAGTCAGGTGGCAAGTCTGAGTTTGGGCAGTAAAGTTGTGGAAGCGCTAGACCTTAATGGACTGGATTTGGTTTATGATTTAAAGGGTGAGCTGGAGTCTCGTAGTTGGTTATCGACACAAGAAAAAGGTGCTTTAGCGCGCTTGGCAAAACAACTTAATGATATGAATTCTGAAAACTCTGAATTGAGTCTGGAAATAGTGCAGGGTGGTGAGTCTGAATCCTTTAAGCAAACTGCAGATTATATTGCGGTAGCTAAAAACAACGCCGTAAAGCAGCCTTTAACTTTAAACAATTTAGGCGAGAAAACTGTATTCGTAGATTACAAGGCTCAGGGCTATCCGAAAACTGCCCCTAAAGCCTTACATGATGATATTGCCATAAAGCGTCGCTATTTTAATCTTCAGGGTGAGCCGATTTCGATTCAGAACTTGACCGCTGGCGACAGAGTCATTGTCGGATTATCAATTGATCTGGCGCGGGAACATAATAAGTTACGTAATGCCATGCTCATCGATTTATTACCGGCTGGCTTTGAACTGGAAAATCAAAACCTTGAACACTCATTTAAAATTAATGAGATTAAGATTGATGGAAAGAGTATCCAGGAGCTGACACAAAATACGCAAATTGCTCACCAAGAGTTTTGGGATGATCGCTTCATGGCAGCACTCGAGTTAAGAAGTTATCAGACGACTCATTTGTTCTATATGGTGCGTGCGGTGACTCCCGGTACTTACACGGTACCATCGAGTTTCGTGGAAGATATGTATCGTCCTGAAATTCGCGGTATCAGTGAACCTGAAAAAGCCATTACCATTAGTAAGCCAGACGCTGACTAA